In a genomic window of Branchiostoma lanceolatum isolate klBraLanc5 chromosome 12, klBraLanc5.hap2, whole genome shotgun sequence:
- the LOC136445523 gene encoding uncharacterized protein, which translates to MASGAKKKQRSYSYTDMEAALSAAKIGQDKVTVYGLSKTYGIPISTLNDRLNGRSGEVMGRPSVLTEEEETALCEYAKYLADRGFPLTVRVIKALAHQIEIKQAKARGSSSKFKETGPGKKWWRGFRRRHPDLSLRSPDQLDKERAMFATQKVVIDYFMLLEDVLTEANAKDRNPHVLYNADETGVDLSAKVSKVIVPRGAKRSPSRRGGSRDHVSAFICVSAAGQTVPPMIIFNKSFPGGSYTEGGPANAIYAYSESGFVDDVLFEKWFTQSFVHHAHKDRPVVLIVDQHYSHFTLKVLEAAVSNNIIILGLPPHTTHFLQPLDVAIFSPLKTKWAQTLEVMQAANPHFRVTKRNFAKIFSNVYDTTISPSLIKNSFKKTGIFPLNDDAIDDRWVRMSTKESGEEIVQVPSSAATSLDSLQTPSTSTSLQTPSTSTSLQAPSPSTSLQTPSCSTASCQVCHAPCTICHPIHSPLIKRIVPPALQDLLLPISTPQSSTRNTRKRLIGRVLTHNEVMDEIRKKEAEKKEKEERKEKRKAELTQKREEKRQKEMEKSRKKEERKIEAQKKLEEMEARKRKRQEKLQASKKKRHDEEGDKENQRQPTDASSSPTVTLSRQRRAPTWLQQYETSSSPI; encoded by the exons ATGGCATCCGGGGCCAAAAAGAAACAACGCAGTTACTCATATACCGACATGGAGGCTGCCCTGTCAGCCGCTAAAATTGGCCAGGATAAAGTCACTGTCTACGGACTGTCGAAGACGTATGGAATACCAATATCGACGTTAAACGATAGGTTAAACGGCCGTTCTGGAGAAGTCATGGGCAGGCCGTCTGTCCTTACTGAGGAGGAAGAGACAGCCCTTTGCGAATACGCCAAATATTTGGCTGACAGGGGATTCCCTCTGACAGTAAGAGTGATTAAAGCGTTAGCACATCAAATcgaaataaaacaagcaaaagcaAGGGGTTCAAGTTCGAAGTTCAAGGAGACGGGGCCAGGAAAGAAATGGTGGCGGGGATTCAGGCGTCGACATCCTGACCTAAGCCTACGGTCACCCGACCAGCTAGATAAAGAGCGGGCCATGTTCGCAACCCAGAAGGTTGTGATTGATTACTTCATGCTCTTGGAGGATGTCTTGACCGAAGCAAATGCTAAAGATAGAAATCCCCATGTCCTTTACAACGCCGATGAAACGGGGGTTGACCTATCCGCCAAAGTATCGAAAGTGATAGTGCCACGCGGGGCGAAAAGGTCGCCTTCACGACGAGGAGGGAGTCGGGACCACGTGTCCGCCTTCATCTGTGTGTCCGCTGCAGGTCAAACAGTCCCTCCAATGATCATATTCAACAAGAGTTTtcccgggggctcctacacagAGGGGGGACCTGCAAATGCCATCTATGCCTATTCCGAGTCGGGATTTGTTGACGACGTGCTATTTGAAAAGTGGTTCACTCAGTCGTTTGTTCACCATGCACACAAGGATCGTCCTGTCGTACTAATTGTTGACCAGCACTACAGCCACTTCACACTCAAGGTCTTGGAGGCGGCTGTCAGCAACAACATCATTATCCTTGGGTTGCCACCCCACACAACCCATTTCTTGCAGCCGCTAGATGTTGCCATTTTTTCACCATTAAAGACGAAATGGGCCCAAACCCTTGAGGTAATGCAAGCGGCCAATCCGCATTTCCGAGTGACGAAAAGGAACTTTGCGAAGATTTTCAGTAATGTATATGATACCACAATATCTCCATCCCTTATCAAAAATTCGTTCAAGAAAACGGGAATCTTTCCTCTGAATGATGATGCCATCGACGATCGCTGGGTAAGGATGTCAACGAAAGAGTCTGGAGAAGAGATTGTACAAGTGCCGTCTTCCGCTGCTACGTCCCTAGACTCACTACAGACGCCTTCCACTTCCACATCACTACAGACGCCTTCCACTTCCACATCACTACAGGCGCCTTCCCCTTCTACGTCACTACAGACGCCTTCCTGCTCTACTGCGTCCTGTCAGGTCTGCCATGCACCCTGCACTATTTGCCATCCAATTCACAGCCCTCTGATTAAACGCATTGTTCCACCAGCATTACAGGACCTGCTCCTGCCCATCTCAACACCACAATCCTCTACGCGCAATACGCGCAAACGGCTCATTGGTAGAGTTCTAACACACAATGAAGTAATGGATGAAATTAGAAAGAAAGAAGCGgaaaagaaggagaaggaagaacGCAAGGAGAAGCGAAAGGCTGAGCTCACCCAGAAGCGTGAAGAAAAACGtcaaaaagaaatggaaaaaagtCGAAAGAAGGAAGAGAGGAAAATTGAGGCGCAGAAGAAGTTGGAAGAGATGGAAGCGAGAAAGCGAAAAAGACAGGAAAAGCTGCAGGCATCTAAGAAGAAGCGACATGATGAAGAAGGGGATAAGGAGAACCAGCGGCAGCCGACCGATGCCTCATCCAGTCCTACAGTG acactgtccagacagcgaCGTGCCCCAACATGGCTGCAACAATACGAAACAAGCAGCTCTCCAATTTAG